Genomic segment of Tepidimicrobium xylanilyticum:
TTAAAATTAATTATATTAAAAAAACCCTCGCTCCCTAACAATTTTAGGGACGAGAGTATTCCCGCGTTGCCACCCTAGTTAACCATAATGGTTCACTCGTATACATATTAGCTCAGGGATGGATTCAATAATAAGCCTTGCCAATTCTCACCAACCATTGGCTCTCTTAAAAGTACTTTATTATTTACTAGGTCCCCTCATAGCCTTAATATGGATTTTAATAGGTAGTATAACATATTTTATGAAGAATATCAATTATTAATTCATACTTATGAACAAAAGGCACCGACATGGATAAAAGTCAGCACCTTTTGTTAATTTTTTTTTGTTTATTAGGGATTTATCTTTAGTAAGAGGGGCCAAAGCATTTCTACTTTGACTTAATGACTATTTACTCATAAAAAGATCTTTATAACATAATATTGCTATAATTTCATATCTCCCATTTTAATATATCCCTTCTTCCTCATCCATTCGGATATTATAAAGGATATTAGTCCAGGCAGAATAAAATGGAGTAGAAGAATTTCCACTATAGTTTTTGCCCCAGTGCCCATTACCTCTATAGTTGCAAGTTGTCCTACCAGACCACTAGTACCCATACCTGCACCTATTCTATTCCCTTCCATCTTAAATATTACAGTAGAAGCTGGACCAAGGATTGCAGATGCTATAATAGGTGGGATCCATATTTTAGGGTTCTTTATTATATTGGGTATTTGAAGCATTGAAGTCCCTATACCCTGGGCTATAAGCCCACCGAATCCATTTTCCTTAAAGGATGAAATTGCAAATCCTATCATCTGAGCTGAACAGCCAACGGTACTAGCTCCTGCTGCTAAGCCACTAAGTCCTAAGGATATGGCCAATGCAGCACTGCTAATGGGCAATGTAAGAACTATTCCCATTACTACTGAAACTATTATTCCCATTGGTAAGGGATGTAATTCGGTAGCTTTATTAATCATATTCCCAATTAAAGTCATAAAAGAACTGATAAAGGGTCCTATGTAGTTTCCAGCTAATCCACCCGCCAAGATGGTAGCTAATGGAACCAAAACTATATCTACCTTGGTTTTTCCTCCAATGAGCTTCGAAAATTCCGCTCCTACTAATGCAGCTACAAAGGCTCCTACTGGCTCTCCAATTTTGATTATTGCTACCCCTTCTTCAAAGGAAATGGTACCAGCACCAATTGCCCCAGTAACTGCTGATGCAAAAATAGCCAATGGAGGCGCTCCTACCCCATACGCAACTCCTGTACCAATAGCTGGCCCCATTAACAATTGAGCCATTTCACCAAAAATCACCATCCATCGGATGTTAAAAATGGTGCCCAACTGCTTTATTATTAATCCTATTATCAAAGAAGAAAAAAGTCCTAATGCCATCCCATTAAATATTTTCACAAAATAATTCCTTATACCGCCTTTCTTTTCATTAAGTTTATCTTTCAATTTAGCCACCCTTTCTGGTATTAATTAATGTATATACACCTGTCTTGTCACCTCATAGTAAAAATATATCATCTTAATCTTCCTTTATCAAGTAGTTTTTACTCATAAGGGCTTTCTTTATTCTTTCAAAACTCCCCCTATCGTTTACTTCTATGGTATGGATATGGATACCTTCTGTTAAAGATGATAAGGGTTCCGCATTAGTCTCTCTAATATTTGTCATAAATTCCTGCAGATCTAATCTTGAACAGATTTGAAGGGGGCTTTTTATTTCTCCATAGAGGGGATGATCTACTATTACATCTATGATTCTACCTCCCAAATCAACAATGGTTCTTAATTCATCCTCCATTTCATCATATCCCCAATGTTTGCAAACTATTTTCTCTATCAACTTATTTTTTCGATGGCTATTAGGAATTATATATCCTTGTGGGGTGGCTAATATTTCCTCCCCTCTAGCTCTTAATAGAGCAATGTCCTGGACTATTATTTGCCTACTCACATTATATTTTTTTGATAATTCATGACCCTTTATAGGTTTATTGCTCTCTTTCAATTCCTTTAGTATTTTTTCTCTTCTTTCGCAAGCATTCATAATGGTTCTTCCCTTCCTCATTAATTTATACATTAATTCTATCATATAATGTTGACAAGGCCTATTTATTATAGTAGAATAGATAACAGTTTGTGTAATTAAGGCCCTATGGTCAAGTGGTTAAGACACCGCCCTTTCACGGCGGTAACCCGGGTTCGAATCCCGGTAGGGTCACCAATCAAAAATAGGTGCTTACCTGTTGGTAGGCACCTATTTTGCTTCCCATCTATAATACCTTAAATCGGGACCAAAAAATTTTAAAGGTATGAACCTATCTAATATTCTTGAAAATACCCGCTCCGTATAGATTTCAGAAATCTCCTTTGGAGTTAAATTGGTGGATATGATGGTTTTAGTATTGTTTATCAATCTGGTATTGACTATGTTGAAAATCTCCGCATTGGTGAAGGCATTGGATAGTTCCGTTCCTAAATCATCTATTATCAATAAGTCCGCTTCAAATAATAAATCATACTCCCAATCATTGAATCTTTCAGAATCTCTGCCAAACCTTCGTTTTTCTATTATTTCAAGGATCCTAAATGCAGTTTGGTATATAACTATCTTATTTTTATCCAATAGAGCCTTAGCAATACAGTTACACATGAATGTTTTCCCTAAACCAGTAGAACCATAAAATAATAGGTTTTCCCCGTTCTTATCATCAAAATTGCTAACAAAGCCTTCGCATATACTAGTTATATTAGCCATATTTTCTCTAGGAGTCATGGTTTCCCCTTCTACTGGCTCATTTGGAAATATATTTATATTAAAGGTTTGGAAGTTTTCCCTCTCTAGTACATCCTCAATATTGGACATCTTATAGGCCTTATTTATAAGGGCTTGCTTTAGGCAGCTACACTTATCACCATTGGATAAATAGCCTGTATCATAACATTTTTTACATTCATATATAGGCTCAAGATAGTCTAATGGAATATTGTTTTCAGTTAGAAGATAGGCCTTTTCCATCTTTAATTTCTCAATTTCCTTTTTTACCCTTTCCATGTTTTCTATATAGTTCCCAGGATTTTCGATCACAGCCTTAGATATCTGTAATCCCATTTCCCGTATGGTCCTATCTATTTCCCTAATTCTGGGAATTTTGTTGTAAATCCTTTGAATCCTGATATTCTGTTCATAGATAGCCCTGTCCCTCTTCTTTTCATATTCCATCAGAATATCTCTTAAAATCTGGTCATACATTATTTGCCTTCTCCCTTTCCTTTAAAATAATATTCTTCCCGCTTTCTCCTGGCAATCTCCTCAAGCTGTTCAGCTGTATAATTTGAGGTTCTCTGTTGGAAATTATGAAACTTAGTTTTTATGGGTTTTACTTTTTCGACCTTATAATCCGCCCTATCCTTTTTATTCTGGAGTTTATCCTTTTCTTCTATTTCATCTACCGATTTTATGCCCTTATTATACCAGGAAGTTATAATTCCATCTATATAGTTTATGCTGGGATTTGAGGTCTTTCCTGAATTCTCGCAAGCCTTAAGAACTAAGTCCATGGTAAATTCATATTCTTCAAACCACTTATCGATAACTTTCATTTCTCCAACGCTAGGTAGCCTATTTCCATGTCCCAAATGTTTCAGAATCTTCTCATATCTATAATACTTTTCATCCGTCTTTTTAAAATGTTCCTGCAAGGCTTCCACATTGGTTATACCCTGATCATACCAATTTCTTACAATAGCAGCTACATAATTTATACTCCTCTTTCCCTTTTTCTCTATACCATAAAAGAAGGCCTTTATAATCATATCTGGATTCATGTTATAGTTATAAATCCATTCCAATATCTTTTGTTTTTCATTAGGCACCAAGGGTCTTCTCATTATATAATCTATTTCGTTAAACATATTGTTGATTGCAGGAATCTGATTAGCATCAATTAAGTCTTCTACAGCACATGTATATGTCTTCTTATTCATTTCCTCTCCAACACTAACAGGCCTATAATTATTCTTTATATATAATTGCTTTAAATTCAAAAATTTAACCTTGTAATTGAATTTATCCTCCTTGTTTTCCCATATCTTTTCTATTATTCCCTTCTTCTCCCAAAAATCCCAGGCATTTAATACATCAGACAGGGGTATGTCTAGATGCTTAGCTATAGTCCTATTATCTACATGGATGTTACTATCCTTATCATAGGCATATTTATATCCAAGTAAATATACTTTTACATAGGTACCATTCGCCATAGGCATAAAATCGTTGATAAATATATTCTCAATGGGGGTATCCCCTAAATCGATTTCAGTCGTTTCGATTATAAAGCCCATTTTATCCCTCCTATTTATAATACGACCTGTCTAAAATGGGACAATAGATCCTTGCAGATTTCTCCCCTATCTGCCATGCCTTCCATAATTAGTAGGGCCTCCTTGGGAGACATTTTTGCCCGATAAGGTCTTTCCTCCGTTAGTGCTTGGTATATATCCGCTAAGGCTATTATCTGATCTTCCTTTTTTATACTTTGCCAATCTAGTTTCTCAGGATATCCAGTGCCATTTAGTTTTTCATGATGGTTTCCAGCCCATTCTGCTATATCTTCTAAACCCTTCACATACTTTAAAATCAGCTTTGTATAATAGGCATGGGATTTGATTATCTGAAATTCCTGATCATTTAATTTACCTGGTTTTTCTAGAATCTCTAAAGGAATTACAAACTTTCCAATATCATGTAGATTAGATGCAATAACTAATTTTTCAACCATTATAGGATTATATCCTAAATAGGTGGCAAAATTACCTACAATATTTGAAATTCCCTTAGTGTGTTCATAGGTAAATTTGCTTTTAGCATCTATTAAAAGAGCAAAAGCTTCCGATATCTTATGTAAATCCTTAATGCCTATATAAATGCCCTTTCTGGGTTCCACCATCTGAAGGGCCTGGTCTAAATTAGTTGGCCTTAAATCGAACCAAAATTTTTCCTTCTTTGCCACTTCATAAAATATCTCACATACTTCTTTTTTAAATCGCTTATCTTTATGTTTGCCCAACCATTTATCTATATGGTCTAAATTTGCGATATAAGTATCATCTTCCATTTTTCTTAAAAAGAAAAGCTCAAAATAGTCTGCCAGGCTGATTATCTGACAAGCTAAAGGAATTTCCTCCCCTTTTAAACCATAGGGGCCTGTCCCCTGCCATTCCTCATGGTGATGCAATATATATTCCTTTATTTTCCCCATAAAAGATAGTTTATCCAGTATCTTGTAGCCATAATAGCAGTGTTCCCTTTTTAATTCTTCTTCAAAATGAATCTGGTCAACGCTGTATTTAGATAAATAACCTGCCATGCCTATGTCGTGGATAAGGGCAGCATAGTATATATCTGCAGCTTCCTCGTCATTTAGTTCCATTTCCTCCGCTATACAATAAGCTATGTAAGCAGTTCTTCTGGAGTGGTTATAGTATCTGTTTTCAGCTACCTCTAATGAAAAGGATAAGCTATTTAATAATTGGCTTAGCTTAATATTTAAATTTCCCATTAAGTTCCTCCTGTATTTTGAAAAAAGCCTTTCTATCTACCTTCATCTTATATACATAATTATATACTTTTCTATCTATTATTACAAAAGCAGATCTTTCTTGAATGAAATAAGGATTATTAAAATCTATATTTTGATCGAAAAATTCCTTTAAGTATCTGTCTATTATTCTAAACCCGCATTTTTCATAACACCTAATAGCCCTCTTATTAAATTGAGCTACTTCCAAAAATAATCTTTTCATTCCCATTTGAAAAAAATAGTATTTTAAATAGGTTGTAATGGTTTCCGTACCATAACCTTTATTTACGTAATTGGGATCAAATACTATTCCTAGTACTGCATCCCTCCAGAGTTTCCTTATATTCTTAATTCCCATATAGCCAATAAATCTGTTTTCTTCATTAAATATGCTATAGTATTTCCTGTCCCTGCTGCCAGTTTTATAATGATACCATTCTTTTATTTCCTCATCGGTTACCGAGGGTAGATTATAATCGTAAAGCAAGGGGTTTTTATGGACCCCCCAACGCCTCATATAATAAGCATCTTCTAATTTTAAAGGAAGTATCTTTACCCTTTCTCCTCTTATTTCCATAGATAATCCTCTTCCATCAGTAATTTTAGAAATTAATACTTCGAAGAAGAACTTATCTTCTTCGAAGTATTAGCTTTGCTGGTTCAATTATAATAGCTTTTTTCCGAACAGTACATATTTACCCAGGAAGAACCTTTAGTAACTACTCTCTTATATTCTCCTTGTTTAAGAATTTAGTAAATTCTTTTTTCCAGACCAATTCCACAACGCCTGTTGGTCCATTCCTATGCTTAGCAATTATTACCTCACCTATATTCTTCTTATCCGAATCATTATGGTAGTATTCGTCTCTATATAAGAATAATACTACATCGGCATCCTGCTCTATGGCTCCCGACTCCCTTAAATCTGAAAGGATAGGTCTATGATCAGAACGAAGTTCTGGGGCCCTGGAAAGCTGGGATAAGGCTATTACGGGACATTCTATTTCCTTGGCCAAAGCTTTTAATCCTCTTGATATTGCAGATATCTCCTGCTGCCTGTTTTCATACCTGCTATCGGATTGCATCAATTGTAAATAATCTATAACAATTAAGTCCAAACCCTTTTCTATCTTCAGCCTTCTACATTTTGCTTTCATCTCAGTAAGGGATACTCCAGCAGTATCATCGATAAAAACCTTTGCTTGGGACAAGGGCGCCATAGCATCTATTATTCTAATCCACTCATCTTCGCTTAATCTACCGCTGATTATCTTCTGTAAGTCCACATGGGCAACAGAACTGATCATCCTCTGAACCAGTTGCTCTTTAGACATTTCCAAAGAAAATATGGCTACACTAGCTCCTGCCTTAAGTGCCGAATTAATAGCGATATTGATTCCCAATGCGGTCTTTCCCATGGAAGGCCTCGCTGCCAATAGTATAAGGTCTGATTTTTGTAAACCAGATAACTTTCTATCTAAATCTATAAATCCTGTGGTAAGACCTGTCAATTCTCCTTCCCTTGCTGCCATCTCTTCAATTTTAGAAAAACTATCTAATAATACCTGCTTTATAGGAGCAAATCCATCTCTATGGCGACTCTGAGTTATGTCGAATATGCTCTTTTCAGCCTCCTCTATAATTTGATTTACATCTTCGCTACCCTCATAGCTTTTCGCCATTATATCGTCACAGGATTTGATTAATCGCCTTAATATGGACTTTTCCTTAACTATATCGCAATAATATTTTACATTAGAAGTTATAGCTACCCCACCTGTTAATTCAGCAAGATAGGTAACACCACCTAAATTCTCTAGAGTTCCTCTTCTCTTTAATTCCTCCGATAGGGTAATAAGGTCCACTGGTTCATTTCTATTGAATAATTCTATTATAGCTTTAAATATCTCCTTATTTCCTTCTTTGTAAAAATCTTCTGCATGTAGATGCTCTATAGCCGTATTAATAGCTTCCTTATTTAAAATCATAGCACCTAGTACGGATTGTTCAGCTTCTAAACTATGAGGTGGGATTTTCCCAAATGCATACGCTTCTATTTAAATCACCCCATTATCCTTCTATTACTTTAACCTTTAAACTAGCAGTAATTTCTGGGTAAACCCTTATTTCAACTGAGGTTTCACCTATGGATTTAATATTATCTTTTAATTCAATCTTCTTCCTATCTATTTCTATTTTATGCTGTTTTTTCAAAGCTTCAGCTATATCCTTGGAAGTAATGGAACCAAATAGTTTTCCACCCTCTCCAGACTTCCCTTTCAATTCAACAGTTAGACTTTCGATCTTTTCTTTTAATTTTAACGCTTTTTCTCGTTCCTTCCTTTGCTCTTCTGCTTCAATCTTCTTTCTTTCTTCCCATTTCTTTAGATTATTTGGTGTAGCCTCTATGGCTAAATTCTTAGGAAATAGATAATTTCTTGCATATCCATCCTTTGCATTAACTAAGTCTCCTGCTTTTCCTAAACCCTTTACATCCTTTAATAAAATTATTTTCATTCCTTTTCACCTTCCTTTAAATATTCATCTATGGTTTCAATAAGCATATCTTCTACCTGTTTTATGGTCTTACCTTCTATTTGAGTTCCAGCACTGGTTAAATGCCCTCCCCCTCCTAATTTCTCTAATATTAATTGAGCAGATATATTCCCTAAAGATCTGCCGCTTATATGAACCTTATCTTCCCAGCGAGTTAAGACGAAAGAAGCTTCTACTCCATTTATATTCAATAGGTCATTAGCAGATTGAGCTGCAATTAATATTGAATCTTCCAAGTCCTCTTCTAACCTACCAATAGCTACTTTCCCAAAAACAATCTTTGAATTTTTTATCACATCTGCCTTTTGCAAAAATACATTAAAATCATCTCTAAATAATTGTCTTACATTTGTTGTATCAGCACCTGCTCTCTTTAATATGGAAGCAGCCTCAAAAGTTCTAACTCCCGTTTGGAATGTAAAATTCTTAGTATCTACGGCTATGCCAGCC
This window contains:
- a CDS encoding PTS transporter subunit IIC, whose amino-acid sequence is MKDKLNEKKGGIRNYFVKIFNGMALGLFSSLIIGLIIKQLGTIFNIRWMVIFGEMAQLLMGPAIGTGVAYGVGAPPLAIFASAVTGAIGAGTISFEEGVAIIKIGEPVGAFVAALVGAEFSKLIGGKTKVDIVLVPLATILAGGLAGNYIGPFISSFMTLIGNMINKATELHPLPMGIIVSVVMGIVLTLPISSAALAISLGLSGLAAGASTVGCSAQMIGFAISSFKENGFGGLIAQGIGTSMLQIPNIIKNPKIWIPPIIASAILGPASTVIFKMEGNRIGAGMGTSGLVGQLATIEVMGTGAKTIVEILLLHFILPGLISFIISEWMRKKGYIKMGDMKL
- a CDS encoding transcription repressor NadR encodes the protein MNACERREKILKELKESNKPIKGHELSKKYNVSRQIIVQDIALLRARGEEILATPQGYIIPNSHRKNKLIEKIVCKHWGYDEMEDELRTIVDLGGRIIDVIVDHPLYGEIKSPLQICSRLDLQEFMTNIRETNAEPLSSLTEGIHIHTIEVNDRGSFERIKKALMSKNYLIKED
- a CDS encoding ATP-binding protein, which translates into the protein MYDQILRDILMEYEKKRDRAIYEQNIRIQRIYNKIPRIREIDRTIREMGLQISKAVIENPGNYIENMERVKKEIEKLKMEKAYLLTENNIPLDYLEPIYECKKCYDTGYLSNGDKCSCLKQALINKAYKMSNIEDVLERENFQTFNINIFPNEPVEGETMTPRENMANITSICEGFVSNFDDKNGENLLFYGSTGLGKTFMCNCIAKALLDKNKIVIYQTAFRILEIIEKRRFGRDSERFNDWEYDLLFEADLLIIDDLGTELSNAFTNAEIFNIVNTRLINNTKTIISTNLTPKEISEIYTERVFSRILDRFIPLKFFGPDLRYYRWEAK
- a CDS encoding DnaD domain protein, yielding MGFIIETTEIDLGDTPIENIFINDFMPMANGTYVKVYLLGYKYAYDKDSNIHVDNRTIAKHLDIPLSDVLNAWDFWEKKGIIEKIWENKEDKFNYKVKFLNLKQLYIKNNYRPVSVGEEMNKKTYTCAVEDLIDANQIPAINNMFNEIDYIMRRPLVPNEKQKILEWIYNYNMNPDMIIKAFFYGIEKKGKRSINYVAAIVRNWYDQGITNVEALQEHFKKTDEKYYRYEKILKHLGHGNRLPSVGEMKVIDKWFEEYEFTMDLVLKACENSGKTSNPSINYIDGIITSWYNKGIKSVDEIEEKDKLQNKKDRADYKVEKVKPIKTKFHNFQQRTSNYTAEQLEEIARRKREEYYFKGKGEGK
- a CDS encoding HD-GYP domain-containing protein, giving the protein MGNLNIKLSQLLNSLSFSLEVAENRYYNHSRRTAYIAYCIAEEMELNDEEAADIYYAALIHDIGMAGYLSKYSVDQIHFEEELKREHCYYGYKILDKLSFMGKIKEYILHHHEEWQGTGPYGLKGEEIPLACQIISLADYFELFFLRKMEDDTYIANLDHIDKWLGKHKDKRFKKEVCEIFYEVAKKEKFWFDLRPTNLDQALQMVEPRKGIYIGIKDLHKISEAFALLIDAKSKFTYEHTKGISNIVGNFATYLGYNPIMVEKLVIASNLHDIGKFVIPLEILEKPGKLNDQEFQIIKSHAYYTKLILKYVKGLEDIAEWAGNHHEKLNGTGYPEKLDWQSIKKEDQIIALADIYQALTEERPYRAKMSPKEALLIMEGMADRGEICKDLLSHFRQVVL
- a CDS encoding GNAT family N-acetyltransferase, translated to MEIRGERVKILPLKLEDAYYMRRWGVHKNPLLYDYNLPSVTDEEIKEWYHYKTGSRDRKYYSIFNEENRFIGYMGIKNIRKLWRDAVLGIVFDPNYVNKGYGTETITTYLKYYFFQMGMKRLFLEVAQFNKRAIRCYEKCGFRIIDRYLKEFFDQNIDFNNPYFIQERSAFVIIDRKVYNYVYKMKVDRKAFFKIQEELNGKFKY
- the dnaB gene encoding replicative DNA helicase; translation: MEAYAFGKIPPHSLEAEQSVLGAMILNKEAINTAIEHLHAEDFYKEGNKEIFKAIIELFNRNEPVDLITLSEELKRRGTLENLGGVTYLAELTGGVAITSNVKYYCDIVKEKSILRRLIKSCDDIMAKSYEGSEDVNQIIEEAEKSIFDITQSRHRDGFAPIKQVLLDSFSKIEEMAAREGELTGLTTGFIDLDRKLSGLQKSDLILLAARPSMGKTALGINIAINSALKAGASVAIFSLEMSKEQLVQRMISSVAHVDLQKIISGRLSEDEWIRIIDAMAPLSQAKVFIDDTAGVSLTEMKAKCRRLKIEKGLDLIVIDYLQLMQSDSRYENRQQEISAISRGLKALAKEIECPVIALSQLSRAPELRSDHRPILSDLRESGAIEQDADVVLFLYRDEYYHNDSDKKNIGEVIIAKHRNGPTGVVELVWKKEFTKFLNKENIRE
- the rplI gene encoding 50S ribosomal protein L9; protein product: MKIILLKDVKGLGKAGDLVNAKDGYARNYLFPKNLAIEATPNNLKKWEERKKIEAEEQRKEREKALKLKEKIESLTVELKGKSGEGGKLFGSITSKDIAEALKKQHKIEIDRKKIELKDNIKSIGETSVEIRVYPEITASLKVKVIEG